The Hemicordylus capensis ecotype Gifberg chromosome 6, rHemCap1.1.pri, whole genome shotgun sequence genome window below encodes:
- the LOC128329236 gene encoding histone H4: MSGRGKGGKGLGKGGAKRHRKVLRDNIQGITKPAIRRLARRGGVKRISGLIYEETRGVLKVFLENVIRDAVTYTEHAKRKTVTAMDVVYALKRQGRTLYGFGG, encoded by the coding sequence ATGTCTGGGCGCGGAAAAGGTGGCAAGGGACTTGGGAAAGGAGGTGCAAAGAGGCATCGCAAAGTTCTTCGTGATAACATCCAAGGCATTACAAAGCCCGCTATTCGTCGCTTGGCTCGTCGTGGTGGTGTGAAGCGCATATCTGGCTTGATCTATGAAGAAACAAGAGGCGTTTTGAAGGTTTTCCTGGAGAATGTTATTCGTGATGCGGTGACTTATACTGAGCACGCGAAGAGAAAGACTGTGACTGCTATGGATGTTGTTTACGCGCTGAAACGCCAGGGTCGTACTCTGTACGGTTTTGGTGGCTAA